The Streptomyces kanamyceticus DNA segment CTTGACGGATATGGCGAGGGGTTCCATCCGGGCACCGCAGTCCGCGGCCCGGTCGCCCGGCGTGTCGTCGAGGTGACGGCTCCACAGGCAGTTCGGACAGTGATTGCGGTGACTGGTGCCCGGCGCGGTCATCGATACGTCGAGACCGCAGTGCAGGCAGCGGAAGGACTGGGCGCGTGCTTCAGTGCGCGCCCGCCTGGAAGTGTTGCGGGACATGGTGGAAGGAACTCCTGAGCGATGCGGAATGGGGTGAGTTCGAGAGATTCCGCAGGGCCCTGGGCATACAACACCGGCTTTCTGTCCACGCACGAGAGGCCGGGCCCCAGTCGGCCCGACCTCTCGATGAAACCCGCACCGGGCGGGCACGGCAACCGAATTACCGACTAGGCGAGACCCGCCACGAGGTCCGCAACGTCCTTGCGGCGGCCGGTGTAGAACGGCACCTCTTCGCGTACGTGCATCCGGGCCTCGGAGGCGCGCAGGTGACGCATCAGGTCGACGATGCGGTACAGCTCGTCGGCCTCGAAGGCGAGCAGCCACTCGTAGTCGCCGAGCGAGAACGAGGCGACCGTGTTGGCGCGCACGTCGGGGTAGCCGCGGGCCATCATGCCGTGGTCCTTGAGCATGCGGCGGCGGTCCTCGTCGGGCAGCAGGTACCAGTCGTAGGAGCGCACGAAGGGGTAGACCGAGACGTAGTTGCGGGGCGTCTCGTCGGCCAGGAAGGCCGGGATGTGCGACTTGTTGAACTCGGCGGGGCGGTGCAGCGCCATGTTCGACCAGACGGGCTCCAGGGCGCGGCCGAGCTTGGTGCGGCGGAAGAGGTTGTAGGCCTCCTGCAGCTCGTCGGCGGTCTCGGCGTGCCACCAGATCATGACGTCCGCGTCGGCGCGCAGCCCCGACACGTCGTACGTGCCGCGGACGGTGATGTCCTTGGCGGCGAGCTGGTCGAACAGCTCCTGGACCTCTTCGGCGTAGCCGCCGCGGTCCTCGGGGAGCACGTCACGCAGCTTGAAGACGGACCACAGCGTGTAGCGGATGACCTCGTTGAGGTCCTTGGCCTTCTTGCCTGCGTTGGGGGTCTTGGCGGGGGCGTCGTCACTCATGGCCCTATTCTCCTCCGCCGCCGTGCGGACTCTGCACCGGGTTGGCGGTGAGCTCCTGCACACCGGCCTGGTCGCCGCCCAGCTGGTCGACGGCCGCGTGGGCGCTCGCGATGCAGGCGGGGATGCCCACTCCGTCGTACGCCGCTCCGCAGACCGCGAGTCCTGGCAGCTTGCTCACGTGGTCGCGGACGCGGGCCACGCGCGCGTGGTGGCCGACGGGGTACTGCGGGAGTCCGTCGTGCCAGCGGGTGACGCGGGTGGCGACGGGGGCGGCGCTCAGTCCGGTGGCCTCGCGCAGGTCGCGCCGGGAGACGTCGACGAGCTCGGCGTCGTCCCGCTCCAGGATCTTCGTCTCGCCGTACCGCCCCACCGAGGTGCGCAGGACGAGCAGGTCGGGGTCCTCGTCGGCGATCCAGCCCCACTTGCGGGACGCGAAGGTGGACGCCTTGATGGTGTGCCCGTCGATGGGCGGCACGAGGAAACCGCTGCCTTCGGGGAGGTCGATCTCGCTGCGGCGGTACGCGAGGGTCATCAGGGCCATGGAGGCGTACTCCACGGAACGCAGCTCGGAGGCGGCGGCCGGTACGTCATGGTCCAGGAGGCGGGCGGCGTGCGGGGCGGGCAGGGCGAGGACGACGGCGTCCGCCTCCAGGTTCCAGTCCTCGACGTACACCTCCCAGCCTTCCTCGGCCTTGCGCAGGTCGTGCGCCTGGCAGTTCAGCAGAATCTCACCGCCACGCGCGCGTACCGCATCGGCGACGGCGAGCGGGAGTTGGCCGATGCCGCCCTCGATGCCCATGAAGACGGGCCCGGTCTGCTGGTTCCGCGCGGCGCGGGCCTGGATGGCGCGGACGCCCTCCGTGAGCGAGCCGTGGGTGCGGGCGGCCTCGAAGAGCTGCGGGACGGCCGAGCGCATCGAGATGCGGTACGCGTCACCGGCGTACACCCCGCCGAGCAGCGGCTCCACGAGGCGGTCGACGACCTCGCGGCCGAGGCGCTCGGCGACGTACGCGCCGACCGCGACGTCGTCGCCGACCTCGGTGGGCGGCAGCTCGCGGTCCCGCTCGATGCGGCGCAGGCCGTCGTCGGAGAGGACTCCGGAGAGGGCGGACGCGTCGCCGGGGACGCCCATCACGTGCCCCTTGGGCATGGGGCGCAGGGCGCCGCGGGTCCAGATCGACGCGGTCGCGGTGGCGGGCGGCTGAAGGCGGTCACCGAGGCCAACTTCGCGGGCGAGCGCGACGGCCTCGGGGCGGCGGGCCAGCATGGACTCGGCGCCGAGGTCGACGCGGACGCCCGCGATGTCACCGGCGAGCAGCTTGCCGCCGAGCCGGTCCGAGGCTTCCAGGACGGTGACGCGGGTGCCTGGGGCCGTGCCGAGCAGGCGGTGCGCGGCGGCGAGTCCGGCGATCCCGCCCCCGATGACGACGGCATGGCCGTTCCCCGTACGTGTGTCCGTTTCGCGCATGTCTCCACTCTCTCAGACCGCCGAGTCCCGACCGTGACCGCATCGGGACCGGTCGGCAACCACCGTCGGGCCCCCGTGCGGCGTCGAAGGAGCATCACTGGCCACGTCTCTCGGGGGTACGCCGATGCACACGTCCAGCAAGTCGCGCCACGGCACGGTCCGGGCGCTCTCCGGAGTCCTTCTCGCCCTCGCCCTCGCGCTCACGGGGTGCAGCGGCGGGGGTTCGGACGACACCGACAGCGGCGGCGGCAAGGCGGCGGGCGTCGCGCCCGACGAGGCGGGGCGGTCCGACGGCAAGCAGGCCGGGGGCGGCCGCGGCGCGGATTCCCGCGCGGGCAAGAAGCAGCCGGTCAAGCCGACCGACACGCACGTCATCCGCACCGCGGAGCTCACCGTCCGCGTCAAGGACGTGCCCGCGGCCCTGGAGCGGGCCCGTACGGCGGCCGAGGACGCGGGCGGCATCGTGGGGAACGAGAGCACCTCGCGCGACGACGCGGGCCGCGAGCGCTCCCGGGTCGTCCTGCGGGTTCCCCAGGACGAGTACGAGGACGTGCTCACCGCGCTCGAAGGCACCGGCAAGCTCATCGACCGGGACGCCAAGGCGCAGGACGTCACCGATCAGGTCGTCGACGTCGAGAGCCGCGTCGCCTCGCAGCGGGCGAGCGTGGCGCGGGTGCGGGAGCTGATGGACAAGGCGACGAAACTGAGCGACGTGGTCAGCCTGGAAGGGGAGTTGAGCACCCGTCAGGCCGACCTGGAGTCGCTGCTCGCGCAGCAGGCGTCGCTGAAGGACCGCACGAGCATGGCGACGATCACGCTGTCGCTGACCGAGCACGCGGTGGCGTCGGACGCCGGGGACGATGATCCGACGTTCATGGACGCGCTCTCGGGC contains these protein-coding regions:
- a CDS encoding RNHCP domain-containing protein codes for the protein MSRNTSRRARTEARAQSFRCLHCGLDVSMTAPGTSHRNHCPNCLWSRHLDDTPGDRAADCGARMEPLAISVKGDGEWVLVHRCVHCDVLHANRTAGDDNALPLTRLAVRPLAQTPFPLERLGAL
- the hemQ gene encoding hydrogen peroxide-dependent heme synthase, which produces MSDDAPAKTPNAGKKAKDLNEVIRYTLWSVFKLRDVLPEDRGGYAEEVQELFDQLAAKDITVRGTYDVSGLRADADVMIWWHAETADELQEAYNLFRRTKLGRALEPVWSNMALHRPAEFNKSHIPAFLADETPRNYVSVYPFVRSYDWYLLPDEDRRRMLKDHGMMARGYPDVRANTVASFSLGDYEWLLAFEADELYRIVDLMRHLRASEARMHVREEVPFYTGRRKDVADLVAGLA
- the hemG gene encoding protoporphyrinogen oxidase codes for the protein MRETDTRTGNGHAVVIGGGIAGLAAAHRLLGTAPGTRVTVLEASDRLGGKLLAGDIAGVRVDLGAESMLARRPEAVALAREVGLGDRLQPPATATASIWTRGALRPMPKGHVMGVPGDASALSGVLSDDGLRRIERDRELPPTEVGDDVAVGAYVAERLGREVVDRLVEPLLGGVYAGDAYRISMRSAVPQLFEAARTHGSLTEGVRAIQARAARNQQTGPVFMGIEGGIGQLPLAVADAVRARGGEILLNCQAHDLRKAEEGWEVYVEDWNLEADAVVLALPAPHAARLLDHDVPAAASELRSVEYASMALMTLAYRRSEIDLPEGSGFLVPPIDGHTIKASTFASRKWGWIADEDPDLLVLRTSVGRYGETKILERDDAELVDVSRRDLREATGLSAAPVATRVTRWHDGLPQYPVGHHARVARVRDHVSKLPGLAVCGAAYDGVGIPACIASAHAAVDQLGGDQAGVQELTANPVQSPHGGGGE
- a CDS encoding DUF4349 domain-containing protein, coding for MHTSSKSRHGTVRALSGVLLALALALTGCSGGGSDDTDSGGGKAAGVAPDEAGRSDGKQAGGGRGADSRAGKKQPVKPTDTHVIRTAELTVRVKDVPAALERARTAAEDAGGIVGNESTSRDDAGRERSRVVLRVPQDEYEDVLTALEGTGKLIDRDAKAQDVTDQVVDVESRVASQRASVARVRELMDKATKLSDVVSLEGELSTRQADLESLLAQQASLKDRTSMATITLSLTEHAVASDAGDDDPTFMDALSGGWDVFVTALRWVGVALAAVLPFAVVFALLVLVWLRRRPQGGQGDDGAP